In a single window of the Gossypium hirsutum isolate 1008001.06 chromosome D02, Gossypium_hirsutum_v2.1, whole genome shotgun sequence genome:
- the LOC107910688 gene encoding probable acyl-activating enzyme 1, peroxisomal — MEGSIKCSANYVPLTPITFLDRAAVIYPDSVSLVHGDVKYTWKQTRQRCVRLASALAQLGIAPRHVVAVLAPNVPAMYELHFGVPMAGAVLCTLNIRHDSSTVAVLLKHSEAKFLFVDYEFLHIAEGALKILSNTSAKLPQLVLIPDHDRQVPSRSNTNSTSANLDYDSLLAMGKLDFDIRRPEDEWEPISLNYTSGTTSSPKGVIYSHRGAYLNSLATILLNEMPSMPVYLWTVPMFHCNGWCLTWGVAAQGGTNVCLRNVSAGGIFSNIAKYKVTHMGGAPTVLNMIINAPAGNQRRLPGKVVIMTGAAPPPPHVLFKMDELGFRVVHSYGLTETYGPGIVCTWKPEWDSLPQEVQAKIKARQGLNHLGIEEIDVKDPVTMKSMPPDARSIGEVMFRGNTVMNGYLKNIKATKDAFNGGWFRSGDLGVRHPDGYIELKDRSKDIIISGGENISSIEVESVLFSHPAVLEAAVVARPDDYWGETPCAFVKLKDGHEASVDEIIKYCRDNLPHYMTPRTVVFQDLPKTSTGKTQKYVLREKAKALGSMSKSKSKL, encoded by the exons ATGGAAGGTTCAATCAAGTGCTCTGCAAACTACGTTCCTTTGACTCCAATCACCTTCTTGGACCGCGCCGCGGTTATCTACCCAGACTCTGTCTCCCTTGTCCACGGTGATGTCAAGTATACCTGGAAACAGACTCGTCAGAGGTGCGTTCGTCTCGCTTCTGCGCTTGCCCAGCTGGGAATTGCCCCTCGTCATGTG GTTGCTGTATTAGCCCCAAATGTTCCAGCGATGTATGAACTTCATTTTGGTGTTCCGATGGCTGGGGCTGTTCTATGTACACTCAATATACGTCATGATTCCTCAACGGTGGCAGTGTTATTGAAGCATTCTGAAGCCAAATTCCTTTTTGTAGATTACGAATTCCTCCATATTGCAGAGGGAGCATTGAAAATACTATCCAACACGAGTGCTAAGCTGCCCCAACTAGTCTTGATCCCGGATCATGATCGGCAAGTTCCTTCCAGGAGCAACACCAACTCCACATCTGCAAACTTGGACTATGACAGTCTATTAGCAATGGGGAAACTAGATTTTGATATTAGAAGACCAGAAGATGAGTGGGAACCCATCTCGCTTAATTATACTTCTGGTACGACATCAAGCCCAAAAGGTGTTATTTATAGCCACCGAGGTGCCTATCTCAATTCTCTAGCCACAATTCTTCTCAATGAGATGCCCTCAATGCCTGTATATTTATGGACTGTTCCTATGTTTCATTGCAATGGATGGTGTCTTACATGGGGAGTTGCTGCTCAAGGTGGTACAAATGTATGTTTAAGAAATGTCTCTGCGGGAggaatattttctaatattgctAAGTACAAGGTGACTCACATGGGTGGTGCACCTACGGTTTTGAACATGATAATAAATGCACCAGCTGGCAACCAAAGACGTCTTCCAGGGAAGGTTGTGATCATGACGGGAGCCGCACCACCACCACCTCATGTACTTTTCAAAATGGATGAACTGGGATTTAGAGTGGTTCATTCATATGGCCTTACTGAAACCTATGGTCCAGGAATAGTATGCACTTGGAAACCAGAATGGGATTCTCTGCCTCAAGAAGTACAGGCTAAGATCAAGGCTAGGCAGGGGTTGAATCATCTTGGTATAGAGGAAATCGATGTTAAAGATCCTGTAACTATGAAGAGTATGCCACCTGATGCAAGGAGTATAGGTGAGGTTATGTTTAGAGGCAACACTGTCATGAATGGAtaccttaaaaacataaaagcAACGAAGGATGCTTTTAATGGTGGATGGTTCCGAAGTGGGGACTTGGGAGTGAGACACCCTGATGGTTACATTGAACTCAAGGACCGGTCCAAGGACATAATCATCTCTGGGGGGGAAAATATAAGCTCCATTGAAGTGGAATCAGTGCTGTTCAGCCATCCAGCTGTGCTAGAGGCAGCTGTGGTGGCAAGACCAGATGATTACTGGGGGGAGACACCTTGTGCATTTGTAAAGTTGAAGGACGGTCACGAAGCCAGTgttgatgaaattatcaaataTTGTCGAGATAACTTGCCCCACTACATGACTCCTCGAACAGTGGTTTTCCAGGATTTGCCTAAGACTTCGACTGGAAAGACGCAGAAATATGTTCTACGAGAGAAGGCCAAGGCATTAGGAAGCATGTCAAAGAGTAAGAGCAAATTGTAG